In a single window of the Prochlorococcus marinus CUG1415 genome:
- the hisD gene encoding histidinol dehydrogenase, which produces MKIINNKKVAIQELKRISTRTNSENNNKINAIVEEILQDVKKYGDIAVEKYTKKFDGFGPNPMQVSADDLKDAWDEIDSNLKHSLEVAHKRIKKFHEKEIPESFSIKGEHGDTVQRRWRPVKNAGIYIPGGRAAYPSTVLMNAIPAKVAGVEEIIMVSPGNKEGKINKTVLAAAHLSGIKKVFRIGGAQAIGALAFGTNQINKVDVITGPGNIYVTTAKKLIYGSTGIDSLAGPSEILIIADETAQSTHIASDLLAQAEHDPLASSILLTTSKNQANEVLEEVYKKIDDHPRKEICMQSIKNWGLIVICENYELCIELSNNFAPEHLEILALDSKKILEGIENAGAIFIGKWTPEAVGDYLAGPNHTLPTSGNSRFSGSLGVETFMKNTSIIEFNEESLKINSLDIINLAKSEGLHSHANSVQIRFED; this is translated from the coding sequence ATGAAGATAATAAATAATAAAAAAGTCGCTATACAAGAATTAAAAAGGATTTCTACTCGAACTAATTCAGAAAACAATAACAAGATCAATGCAATAGTTGAAGAAATTCTTCAAGATGTAAAAAAGTATGGAGATATAGCAGTAGAAAAATACACAAAAAAATTTGATGGTTTCGGCCCTAACCCTATGCAAGTTAGTGCAGATGACTTAAAAGATGCATGGGATGAAATTGATAGCAATTTAAAGCATTCACTTGAAGTGGCGCATAAAAGAATTAAAAAATTCCATGAGAAAGAAATACCAGAATCTTTCAGTATAAAAGGTGAACATGGTGATACAGTCCAAAGGAGATGGAGGCCAGTGAAAAATGCTGGTATATATATCCCCGGAGGTAGAGCTGCTTATCCAAGTACTGTATTAATGAATGCAATACCTGCAAAAGTAGCAGGAGTAGAAGAAATAATAATGGTATCTCCTGGGAATAAAGAGGGGAAAATAAACAAAACTGTTTTAGCTGCAGCTCACTTATCAGGGATCAAAAAAGTTTTTAGAATTGGAGGAGCTCAAGCAATTGGTGCTTTAGCATTTGGCACAAATCAAATCAACAAAGTTGATGTCATAACAGGTCCAGGTAATATCTATGTAACTACTGCTAAAAAACTAATATATGGCTCTACAGGAATTGATTCTTTAGCTGGACCAAGTGAAATATTAATCATTGCAGATGAAACAGCTCAAAGCACTCATATAGCATCTGATCTACTAGCACAAGCAGAACATGATCCTTTAGCTTCTTCAATACTTCTAACTACATCAAAGAACCAGGCAAATGAAGTTTTAGAGGAAGTTTATAAAAAAATAGATGATCATCCAAGAAAAGAAATTTGCATGCAATCAATAAAAAACTGGGGATTAATTGTTATTTGCGAGAATTATGAATTATGTATTGAACTAAGCAATAACTTTGCTCCAGAACACCTAGAAATTTTAGCTTTAGATTCAAAAAAGATTCTTGAAGGTATAGAGAATGCAGGAGCAATATTTATAGGTAAATGGACCCCGGAAGCTGTGGGAGATTATCTGGCCGGACCAAATCATACTTTACCTACATCAGGAAATTCTAGATTTAGTGGTTCTCTGGGAGTTGAAACTTTTATGAAAAACACTTCAATAATAGAATTTAATGAAGAAAGTTTAAAAATTAACAGTCTTGATATTATTAATCTTGCTAAAAGTGAAGGATTACATAGTCACGCTAACTCAGTACAAATAAGATTTGAAGATTAG
- the rpiA gene encoding ribose-5-phosphate isomerase RpiA, whose product MKQIVADAAIKEVKSDMILGLGSGSTAALMIKSLANEIRSGKLHNIRGVATSFQSEVLALELDIPLIDLAAVSQIDLAIDGADEVDPGFQLIKGGGACHVREKLVASKANQLLIVVDETKLVQNLNLSFPLPVEVLPNAWKQVQGLISEMNGNSTLRMAAKKAGPVVTDQGNLILDVLFNDGIKNPKDIEKCINNIPGVLENGLFVDLTDKVLVGKIENSIPVVYSPSKVS is encoded by the coding sequence ATGAAACAGATAGTTGCTGATGCAGCAATTAAGGAAGTAAAGAGTGACATGATTCTGGGATTGGGTTCTGGATCTACAGCTGCGCTTATGATAAAAAGCCTAGCTAATGAAATTCGTTCTGGGAAACTGCATAATATCAGAGGTGTTGCAACTTCCTTTCAATCAGAAGTTTTAGCGCTCGAACTCGATATCCCGCTTATCGATTTGGCTGCTGTTTCGCAAATCGATTTGGCTATTGATGGGGCAGATGAAGTTGATCCGGGATTTCAATTAATCAAAGGAGGAGGAGCATGCCATGTTAGAGAAAAGTTAGTAGCATCTAAAGCTAATCAATTGTTGATTGTTGTTGACGAAACTAAACTTGTTCAAAACTTAAATTTATCTTTCCCTTTACCTGTAGAGGTCCTTCCTAATGCGTGGAAGCAAGTTCAGGGATTGATTTCAGAAATGAATGGCAATTCTACTTTAAGAATGGCTGCTAAAAAAGCTGGCCCAGTTGTTACTGACCAGGGCAACCTAATCCTAGATGTATTGTTTAATGATGGTATTAAGAACCCAAAAGATATTGAAAAATGTATTAATAATATTCCAGGCGTATTAGAAAACGGATTATTTGTTGATCTGACAGACAAAGTATTGGTTGGTAAAATTGAAAACAGTATTCCAGTTGTTTACTCTCCCTCAAAAGTTAGCTAA
- a CDS encoding trypsin-like peptidase domain-containing protein: MKLLKIKFINLIQILIVVCFCFVNFSQKAEVFALTSSEGHNFVSSAVKNVGPAVVKIDTERLVERQQFDPTLLDPLLRDLLGEQANTPERERGQGSGVIINENGLVLTNAHVVERVDDVSVTLADGTICDGHVLGTDVVTDLALVKIQDSNYSSFAPLGNSEDLEVGDWAIALGTPYGLEKTVTLGIVSSLHRDINSLGFSDKRLDLIQTDAAINPGNSGGPLINSNGEVIGINTLVRSGPGAGLGFAIPINLAKSVSDQLLKNGEVIHPYLGVQLISLNPRIAKEHNQDPNSLFKLPERNGALIQSVIPNSPAEKAGLRRGDLVIATENISIKEPKALLNELEKAQIGKVLLLNVLRDNKEIEINIKPEPLPSLT, translated from the coding sequence ATGAAGCTTCTCAAGATTAAATTTATTAATTTAATCCAAATTTTAATTGTTGTTTGTTTTTGTTTCGTTAATTTCTCTCAAAAAGCTGAAGTTTTTGCTTTGACTTCTTCTGAAGGTCACAATTTTGTATCATCTGCAGTAAAAAATGTAGGTCCTGCAGTTGTAAAAATTGATACTGAGCGATTGGTAGAAAGGCAACAATTTGATCCCACTTTACTAGATCCTTTATTGAGGGATTTACTTGGGGAGCAAGCAAATACTCCTGAGAGAGAGAGGGGCCAAGGTTCAGGAGTAATAATTAATGAAAATGGGTTGGTTCTTACAAATGCTCATGTCGTAGAAAGAGTTGATGATGTTTCAGTAACTTTGGCAGATGGCACTATTTGCGATGGACACGTTTTGGGAACAGATGTAGTAACTGATCTAGCTTTAGTAAAAATTCAGGATTCTAACTACTCTAGCTTTGCTCCACTTGGAAATTCTGAAGATCTTGAAGTTGGAGATTGGGCAATAGCTCTTGGTACTCCCTATGGTCTAGAAAAAACAGTTACCTTAGGTATTGTAAGTAGCCTACATAGGGACATTAATAGTCTAGGGTTTTCAGATAAAAGGCTTGATCTTATTCAGACTGATGCTGCAATAAATCCAGGGAATTCTGGAGGTCCACTTATTAATTCAAATGGTGAGGTAATAGGAATCAATACATTGGTAAGAAGTGGTCCTGGAGCAGGTCTAGGTTTCGCGATTCCTATTAATTTAGCTAAAAGTGTTTCTGATCAGCTTCTTAAAAATGGGGAAGTTATTCATCCATATTTAGGGGTCCAATTGATTTCTTTGAATCCTAGAATTGCTAAAGAACATAATCAAGATCCTAATTCACTTTTCAAACTTCCTGAAAGAAATGGAGCTCTAATTCAATCAGTCATACCTAATAGTCCTGCTGAAAAAGCTGGGTTAAGAAGAGGCGATTTAGTAATAGCAACTGAAAATATTTCTATAAAAGAACCTAAAGCTTTGCTAAATGAATTAGAAAAAGCTCAGATAGGCAAAGTATTACTCTTAAATGTTTTAAGAGATAATAAAGAGATAGAGATAAATATCAAACCAGAACCTCTCCCAAGTTTGACATAA
- the rimP gene encoding ribosome maturation factor RimP: MKKENKSKLESLLKKVANIWNFEICSLDIKTNQNPNVIEIIIKKTNGDDISLDDCALFNTPAFEEIENSNLLNCSYVLEISSQGVSNELTSERDFKTFKGFPVNVELNQKNSKTKFLNGLLYEKSKDYLAINIKGKIKKIPFAEVLKISLSTLKD, from the coding sequence TTGAAAAAAGAAAACAAAAGCAAACTAGAAAGTCTCTTAAAGAAAGTTGCCAATATATGGAATTTCGAAATCTGCAGTTTAGATATAAAGACTAATCAAAATCCAAATGTTATAGAAATCATTATAAAAAAAACTAATGGTGATGATATTTCACTTGATGATTGTGCACTATTTAATACCCCAGCATTTGAAGAAATAGAAAATTCAAATCTTTTAAATTGTTCATATGTGTTAGAAATTAGTAGTCAAGGGGTCAGTAATGAATTAACCTCAGAAAGAGACTTCAAAACTTTTAAAGGTTTTCCAGTTAATGTTGAATTAAACCAGAAGAATTCAAAAACAAAATTTCTGAATGGTTTACTTTATGAAAAGTCTAAAGATTATTTAGCCATTAACATAAAAGGTAAGATAAAAAAAATCCCTTTTGCTGAAGTATTAAAGATTAGTCTTAGCACATTAAAAGATTAA
- the nusA gene encoding transcription termination factor NusA: MALVILPGLNNLIEDISEEKKLPPNIVELALREALLKGYEKYRKTFYIGVNEDPFDEEYFSNFDVGLDLDEEGYRILSSKIIVEEVESEDHQISLIEVKQVADDAQIGDTVVLDVTPEKEDFGRMAAATTKQVLAQKLRDQQRKMIQEEFADLEDPVLTARVIRFERQSVIMGVSSGIGRPEVEAELPKRDQLPNDNYRANATFKVFLKEVSEIARKGPQLFVSRANAGLVVYLFENEVPEIQEGTVKIVAVSREANPPSRAVGPRTKVAVDSVEQEVDPVGACIGARGARIQQVVNELRGEKIDVIKWSSDPIQYILNSLSPAKVDLVRLVDPQGQHAHVLVPPDQLSLAIGREGQNVRLAARLTGWKIDVKNSHEYDKEAEDAAVSELIIQREEEENLQREAELRLEAEQAERAAEDARLRELYPLPEDDQEYGEEQYEVESISNNDQLETTQDNEISASEERKR, translated from the coding sequence ATGGCATTAGTTATTCTCCCAGGTTTAAACAATCTTATTGAAGACATTAGTGAGGAAAAAAAGTTACCTCCTAATATCGTTGAACTAGCCTTGCGTGAAGCTTTATTAAAAGGATACGAAAAATATAGAAAAACTTTTTACATTGGAGTTAACGAAGACCCTTTTGATGAAGAATATTTTAGTAATTTTGATGTTGGCCTAGATCTTGATGAAGAAGGTTACAGGATATTATCTAGTAAAATAATTGTTGAAGAAGTTGAGAGCGAAGATCATCAAATATCTTTAATAGAAGTCAAACAAGTCGCTGATGATGCTCAAATAGGTGACACAGTTGTTTTAGACGTTACTCCAGAAAAAGAGGATTTTGGGCGAATGGCTGCTGCAACAACAAAGCAGGTTTTAGCCCAGAAATTAAGAGATCAACAGCGGAAAATGATCCAAGAAGAATTTGCAGATTTGGAGGATCCTGTTCTAACTGCAAGAGTTATAAGATTTGAAAGACAATCAGTCATAATGGGAGTTAGTTCGGGAATTGGCAGACCTGAAGTAGAGGCTGAACTTCCCAAGAGAGATCAATTACCAAATGATAACTATAGAGCAAATGCAACTTTCAAAGTATTTTTGAAAGAGGTTAGCGAAATAGCCAGAAAAGGGCCACAACTTTTTGTTAGTAGAGCAAATGCTGGTTTGGTGGTTTATTTATTTGAAAATGAAGTTCCAGAAATTCAAGAGGGTACTGTAAAAATTGTTGCTGTATCAAGAGAAGCCAACCCTCCTTCAAGAGCGGTTGGCCCAAGAACAAAAGTAGCTGTAGATAGTGTCGAACAAGAAGTTGACCCTGTAGGTGCTTGTATTGGAGCTAGGGGAGCAAGAATTCAGCAAGTAGTCAATGAATTAAGAGGTGAAAAGATTGATGTTATTAAATGGTCATCTGATCCAATACAGTATATTTTAAACTCTTTAAGTCCTGCAAAAGTTGATCTAGTAAGACTAGTTGACCCACAAGGTCAGCATGCCCACGTATTAGTTCCTCCTGATCAATTGAGTCTTGCGATTGGTAGAGAAGGTCAAAATGTCAGACTTGCAGCAAGATTAACAGGTTGGAAGATAGATGTTAAAAACTCACATGAATACGATAAGGAAGCTGAAGATGCAGCAGTTTCTGAATTAATCATTCAAAGAGAAGAAGAAGAGAATCTCCAGCGAGAAGCTGAGCTAAGATTAGAAGCAGAACAAGCTGAGCGAGCTGCAGAAGATGCAAGATTAAGAGAGCTTTATCCGCTTCCTGAAGATGATCAAGAATATGGAGAAGAACAATACGAAGTAGAATCCATTTCAAATAATGATCAATTAGAGACTACTCAAGATAATGAAATATCCGCTTCAGAGGAGAGAAAGCGGTGA
- a CDS encoding YlxR family protein has product MIKQTPVLRRCISCRKTYDRKNLLKITKDHKQGIILQQGIGRSAYICKSKECYSDSKIKKKLQKALKTFLEPEFIDIFEKEIASYNNYPN; this is encoded by the coding sequence GTGATAAAACAAACCCCTGTTTTGCGTAGATGTATTTCATGTAGAAAAACATATGACAGGAAAAATCTTTTAAAGATTACCAAAGATCATAAGCAAGGCATTATTCTTCAACAAGGAATTGGGCGTTCAGCTTACATTTGCAAATCAAAAGAATGTTATTCAGATTCAAAGATCAAAAAAAAGCTTCAAAAAGCTTTAAAAACATTTTTAGAACCTGAATTTATTGATATTTTTGAAAAAGAAATTGCAAGCTATAATAACTATCCCAATTAG